From the genome of Lepus europaeus isolate LE1 chromosome 23, mLepTim1.pri, whole genome shotgun sequence:
ctctcaaataaataaataaatatttaaaacaaacaaataaaatatttatgtgccAAAATCCTTTCTTGTTTATTGTTAGGGTAAACCTGCTTATCAAGAAATGCTGTATTataactgtcttttaaaaatttttaatgggggccagcgctgtggcatagcaggtaaagctgctgccttcagtgctagcatcccatatgggagtcctggctgctccacttccaatccagctccctgtggtggcctaggagagcagtcgaagatggcccaagtccttgggcctctgcacccacatgggagactcagaagaagctcctggcttcagattggcccagctccagccattgaggccatctggggagtggaccagggatggatgacttttctctctcactgtctctgcctctttggaactctgcctatcaaataaactaatctcaaaaaaattttaatgaatatttctgttttatgtacttgaaagacaaagcaacagGGAAGCGGAGGGGGAGAAAAGAGACAaagtgagtgaaagagagagagaaatctcatccatctgctggttcaatccccaaatgccagcaacagatgggtgggacaggctgaagccaggaacctgaaattccATGCAGctatcccacttgggtggcagggacccaagcccttatctgctgcctctaggatctgttagcaagaagctgatgagaagcagagtagcaggggctcaaccagcactctgatacgggatgcaagcatcccaggcagcagtgtAACTTGCTGTACCAACAACACCCAATCCCTATAACgagcttttaaagaaaaaattcaacatgATAAAAAGTAATGATGAAAGAATGATTTACGTTTAGATAAGAGCATATGACTTACCAGGCTGAAAaccacttaatttttttcttgccaaTAAATGCTCTATGGTTTGGCCCTGTAAACAGCTAACAGAGTTTCTGTACCATACTTCATCAAAAAGTAAGTTGTTCTTTAAAAAGTAGGTTTTTGTGACTTGCACAGAAACCTAATACTTGAAGCTAAGAAGAACTACCTAACACTTAGGCTATAGGGAACCTTTTCCCACTGTTAGGGTTCAAAAGCTACAAGTGAGATAAACAAGTTACTGACCTTCCACAGGAGTTagttagaaaacatttttatacagACAAGAATTTTGTCAGGATTCTATCAAATAATTAAGGCAAGAAAAATCAGACTGAACAAATGATTAACTCACATAGCAAATACGTTCTCAGAGCAAACATGACAATGCACAGATCTGTAAACAGGCTCATAACTACTTCATACACTATCAGAAGGTATGAAGTCTTatcaaaaataaatctaaaagggggctggcgttgtggcacagcaggttagggccccggcctgcagcacctgcatcccatattggtgctggttcaagaccaggctgctccacttccaatccagctctctgctatggcctgggaaagcagtagaagatgaccaaagtccttgggcccctgcacccaagtgggagacctggaagaagcttctgctcctggcttcggatcagctcagctctggccattgtagtcatttgggcagtgaaccagcagatggaagacctttctctgtctggctctacctctctaactttttcaaataaataagataaatattttttctttttaatctaaaGGGCATTTATAgcccagaggttaagatgctcaAGTCCCAGAGCAGGCCTTGCGGTGCACTGGTTAACCTCTGCTTGGGGCTCAcagcccttatcagagtgctggctggagtctcaactactacacttctgatccagctttctgctaacacaccctggaaggcagaatacggcccaaatgcttgggcccctgccctgcatgcaggagacccaaatgaagctccaggctcccgacttgttgcaggcatttggggagtaacccagcagatgaaagacctgcatgtctgtctcactccccacctctccttccctcttgtctccctgttgctctgtgcccagggcccacatcagagtacctgagttcaacacTGTGCGCCAGATCCTGACTGGCTTCCCACTAACGCAGATCACGGGAGACAGCAGTGGCCGTTAAgagctgggctcctgctgcccacatgagacTGGACTGAGTGCCcatgtttggcctggcccagcgctggctattgcaggcatttgggaagtgaccaacAGATCAATGTTCACTCAAACCCattctaataaaaataagtttgaCTTAACTGAGACAGAGTTCACTTTGTTAAAGCCTAAGGAAGGATActatagggaaaaaaatgaaaacaaagttaaCTTACATGACTTCTGGTTTTCTTCGTTCTCTTTGTATAACCGGTTTACTTTCTCTACCAGCTCCCATTTCTCACAGCAGCCAGAATAGTTGACGAAGTTCCGAGCCAGGATTTCCTTCAGTTGGCGCACACTCATCCCTTCCACATCTTCAAGGCTTGACAGGTCAGACAGCGAGGCTCGCACTCTCTTCTGAGAAAGCCCAGGAGTCTGCAATCACAGAGTGTCCGTCACCTCCGTCCCCACCcgtgcagcccccacccctgcagtcCTCGCTGGCCCTGGACGTCCTTCCCAGACTGCTCCACAGTCCTTGCAGTGTTTTAACCAAGCATCCTACATTCAAACcaggagaaacttttttttttcatcaagagAAAGTTCACATGGGCATCGTCCCTTCCTGCCAGACTGACATGTCAAAGAAACCAAATTTTACAGGCAGTCTCACCCTCTCCTCCAAGGTTTCTTCATCATCGTCGtcgtcatcatcttcatcatcgtcatcatccTCTTCTGTGTTTGCTGAAGCTATTTCACTTTGTacctacacatacacacccagAATGTTCTCATTAGGTCAGGGACCGTATTTTCCTAACAGTACCAACCTGTATTTATCAGGGACACAGCTCAGTACACTCCGTTCTTTGGATCCCAAATCTTGCTGCCCGTCTCAGAGTTGGGCCCTACATGACTGCATAGAGAATTTActttccaggccggcgctgtggctcacttggttaatcctccgcctgcggcgctggcatcccatacaggcgccaggttctagtcctggctgcccctcttccagttcagctctctgccatggctcgggagtgcagtggagaatggcccaagtgctttggcccctgcacctacatgggagaccaggaagaagcacctggctcctggctttggatcagcgcagcgctggccatagcagccatttggggtgtgaaccaacagaaggaagacctttctctctgtctctaactctgtcaaattaaaaaaaaaaaaaaaaaaaaaaagaatttactttcCATAAAGTTATCTCAATTCCTGTGTGTGTGAATTTGTACAATATATCCAGAGTATTAACTCCCTAAAGAGGGCCCCATGATGGAATGTTACAGCCCTTAAGGATGTGGGGTGGCACCACATCCTTACCAAAGGATCCACAAATGGCTGGTTTAACTGGGGCCTCTCAGACACAGCCAGAAGAAAGATACTCCTCTGCCTAGACCAGCCCAAGTGTTGGGGACATCCAATGTGAAAGACAATCCTGCTGCATCCCACACATTCCAATTCCAGAGATGGCGGGCGTTCTAGGCTTCTTCACTGATGCCGGAGGCTACTTCTAGTCTCTCAAGTTCCTCCACAACCAGAGGCATCcttttcattagaaaaaaacacaaatccCTTCAACTTGAGTTTACACCTtcttccacttttttctttttttaaaatttttaagaaagagggatagacagagatatctaatatcccctggttcattccccaaatggctgcaacagctgagggtgggccaggtcaaaggtaagagctaggagcttattccaggtctcccagatacgtgcaggggcccaagcactgaggtcatcctctgctgctttcccagaagcattagcagggagctggatcagaagggagtagctgggtctcaaaccagcggccACATGGAATgagggtgtcacaggtggcggctttacccactacaccacagcaccaacccctagctcttttgattctattttgtCCATTAACCCAGTGGTAGTCTAGGCCAGTTTCCAGTAACAATATTCCACCCCACTGATTCACAGGCACCATGCTATGACATCCAATGACCCATACTTCCCAAATGATGCCATATACTCAAAAGTAGTTCAAAGGTcagatgtgtcttttttttttttgacaggcagaatggacagtgagagagagagagagaaaggtcttccttttccgttggttcaccccctagcggccgctgtggctggcataccacgctgatccgaagtcaggagccaggtgcctctcctggtctcccatgcgggtgcagggcccaaggacttgggccatcctccactgcactcccgggccatagcagagagctggcctggaagaggggcaaccaggacagaatctagcgccccgaccaggactagaacctgggatgccggcgccgcaggcggaggattagcctattgagccacggcgccagcccagatatGTCTTTTGTTTACATAATTATGATAGCtcagggccagttctgtggcatagtgggtaaaagccactgcctgcagcagagcattgcatatgggtgccagttcacattcctgctgctccacttcagatccagctccctgctgatgcacttgggaaagcagcagaagacagcccaagtgcttgggcccctgcacccatgtgggagacctggataaagctcctcaggcccagccctgaccgtgaagtcatctggggagtaaaccagtggatggaacatctgtctctttctctctgcctctccttctctgtaactcttacaaataagtaaataaatctctttaaaaaatgataattatgACAActcttatttgggaaaaaaaaaaagtcctagctAAAGCTTATCTAATTTATGAGCATTTGGAAGGCAACTAGATGAAAGTTCCCTCTGCTTTAAATAAcgacttcaggggctggcactgtgggtaaagctgctgcctgcagtgccggcatcccatataggcactggtttgagtcctggctgttccacttccgatccagcactctgctatggcctttgaaagcaaaagatggcccaagtccctgggcccctgtacccgcatgggagaaccggaagaagctcctggcttcggatcagtgcagctctagctgttgtagccatcttggaaatgaaccagcagattgaagaccccctccccccaccgccgcctctctgtaactctgcctttcaaataaataaataaatacttcaagagccagcactgtggctcagcaggtaaagccactgcttgtgacactgacatGTCAAATCAGAGCACTAGTTAGGAGAGTCCAAGctattctacttcccatccagcttcttgcaaatgcacctgggaggcaacagatgatgggccaagcatgtgggttcctgccacccatgtgactgttgtggccatttggggaaccaatctatgtaagatctctctccctatctctattgctctgcttttaaaataaataaacctttttaaaaaataaccatttcagGCAAACATTATAtgcataaattgtttttttttttttttttttttggacaggcagagtggatagtgagagagagagacagagagaaaagtcttcctttttgccattggttcaccctccaatggccgctatggccggcacatctcgctgatccgaagccaggagccaggtacttctcctggtcttccatgcgggtgcagggcccaaggacttgggccatcctccactgccttcccgggccatagcagagagctggcctggaagaggggcaaccaggatagaatccggcaccccaaccgggactagaacccggtgtgccggcaccgcaaggcggaggattagcctgttaagccacggcgccggcccataaattgtttaaaacaatTCTTTCAACATTTTAGGATTACTCATACACAAGTGAATATCAATTAGAAACCCTTGCATGTTATTCAATCAGGATGCCCAGGGACTTCATTGGAAtaaaattcttttctattttaaagaatttaagattttttttttttttaatatttgacaggcagagtggacagtgagagacagacagacagaaaggtcttcctttgccgttggttcaccctccaatggccgccacggctggcgcaccacgctgatcctgaaggcaggagccaggtgcttctcctggtctcccatgtggtacagggcccaagcacttgggccatcctccactgcactccctggccacagcagagagctggcctggaagaggggtaaccgggacagaatccggagccccgaccgggactagaacccggtgtgccggcaccgcaaggtggaggattagccatggcgccggcccagaatttatttattttttgttgttgtttatctgaaaggtagagttagagagagaaggagagacagagacaaatcttctgtctactggttcactctccaaatgacctcaatagccagagttgggtcaggccaaagccaggagcctggaactccatccaggtctcccatgtggctggcaggggcccaagttcttgggccatcctccactgctttcccaggcacattaacagggagctggatcagaagtggagcagctgggacttgaactggcactgatatgagctgctggtgttgtaggcagtggcttaatctgctgtgccacaacactggcccctgaaatacTACCCCTAACCACATTTTACATTTTAGggagagattgtctatctgctggttcactccctcccaaatgtccacaacagccagggatgggcagaagctaggagccaagaactccatccgggtctcccatggaggccCAAGTATTCAAGCCattttccacttccttcccaggtgcactagcagggagctggagaggaagcagagtaaCAAGCTCACACTCTGACAGAGGACAAGAGAatcacaagcggtggcttaattCTGAGTCACAAGGCCAGCTACAACActactaatttttgttttgttttgtttttgtaatttaaGTGCAGAGAaacaaatggaacaaatttctatccactggtttcctctccaaatgcctgtaacagtcagttgggccatgcagaagctgggaattcagttcaggtcctccatgtgggtgagccctttacctgctgcctcccagggtctaccaggaagctggatcaggagccagaTTTGGGACCTGAATCCAgattctctgatatgtgatgtgggtgacctgctaggccaaaagcccaccccagATGACTATTgttgtttaattaatttatttatttgaaaggcagaatgacagagaaagagagacacagaaagaaatctatctattggttcatcccctaaatgcccTCActatcacatgggtggcaagaacacaagtacttgagccaccatctgctgcctcccgggaatATTACcatgaagctggactggaagaagaggcaGCCACTGTCATAaaggatacagacatcccaaacagcagcttaaccctctgcatcacaaGCCCACCCAACCCAGATTGTTTTTTATGGTCACTGACACTTGTACAAATAGTCCCACAAACAGGTATCTGCTACTTTTTCACAGTCATTACTTCAAATGAGGTCAAGAGACTGAAGAACTATTTGTGGACCTTTCAGTGGGCTCTGGGGCCTCCTGGCATCTAAGCACTGAGATTATACATCCGGAGAGCCTACGAGTGGAGAGTTCAGCTGGATGTGGAACCTCTGCTCCAGCCCGTGACCTCTCATTTAACAGAAGTCTTCAAGTGCTAAAGTCCCCCCATATATGGCCAAGAGTAAGTGTGCCAGGCCCTCAGTAATCAGTCACACCCTCGTACCTGTGCCAGCGCTCCAGCTCTGGAGGTCCCATCTCTATCCATAAGCTCTCCCTGAAACGAAGACACAGTAGCAGAGGGGGCTGTAGAGTTtgaaaaaaacgaatgtgtaaaAAAGCTAGAAGTCTGGGACCGTGAAGAGTTCAGACTGCCTGTGTCCAGGTGGTCCTCAGAGCCTAGTCTGTGATGGCACAGAACCAGATCCACCAAGTCTTCTTTCTCTCGACAAGTGTCTGTCGGGACATTTCTGAGCATGAGATACTGCCGCAGATCCTTCACCTTCAGCCGCATTAACTGAGGGCGCTGAAAGGCCGTCGCTTGCAGCAGGTGACAAGTAGAGCATCTACGGAGGTTTTCTTCTAAGACCGAACAAACGGAGCAAAAATCTTTCTTGCAGTCACAACATACGTGCTGAAGAAAAAGAGCAGAAGCATTTAATGCTAGTAAGATGTAAGTCATGTGAGAATACTAGTTTTCCTTCTGCCTTCTATTACAATTTAACTGTTGTTTCTCATGAAGCTCCCTATTGCACTAAGTACATGCACAGGCATCTTAGcattccagaagccaggaaaaacaaaacagtcaCTGCCAAGGCAGTGTGGATTCACAGAAGTTGAAATCCAGGGCTTTAAGAAAAACACACACTCTTGTATTAATGAATTAAAACCTTTCCGCCCCTTGGTACAAACATGTAATCAGCAGAGCAGAGCTGACACCAACCACAGAGCAGAAAGCACAACTACAAGCGCTCTTCCGGTTCTTTTCCAGTGTGAACAACTTCCtcacttaaagaagaaaaaaagccaaaCAGATTAAAAGAAAGGCAACTGATCTCTCAAGGTCAATCCAGGAAGTAGAGGTCCCCACTAATGCAGTAATCAGTTGCACAGCCTCAATCACAATCAAAGCCATTCCACAGAGAACATCAAAGTGGACACTATACTGCAGGCACATCTGGCTATGTACTCTTCCCACAAGTTAACACTTTTCCCCTCAACTATTTCAAAGGACTAGATGGTGACCAGCAAAGACACCAAGATGGCCTAGTAACATGATGGTTCTAAGAATGACTCTCTGTCCTAGTGGAAACTAAATAATTTATGTTGAATATCTAAACAGTAGTTATCATACTAATTTCTTCATTGAGGAGTTAACAATACGGGTagagaaaatttttttgaaacttgAGATCACAGCTACAGTAAATCATCTCTGAATAAAACTGCAGACTAAATTTGTttccaaatgtaaatatcatCAGAAGAATTAAAAGGTACAAACCAGAGTTCAGGAGAAAGGATGCCTAAGCAGCATGAGAAATAACAATGTCTATTCAGAAAACATGAACACTACTGTAATCCTTTCAATGAGTAATTTTACAAAGGGGAAATGTTTAATGAGACTAAactttagattaaaaaaagaaaattcattagcTATTCAAAATAACCCTCAATCAAGAGTTTTGATCCATGTCTTTTGCGCACAACATTTCATTCAACTCACCTTTTTTCtaaagactgaaaatgaaagtccACAGGCTTTGCAAACTATATTAGGTCCTTCCGTGGCTGCTGGTGGGTAGGTGGAAAAATCAGGGTTTGGTGTAAATCTGAATGGACCGGTACCTCCTGCCAATCCTGACTGCTGGCCCCTGACAGCTCCGGTTCCCATGACTTCATTCAGCAGCCCACAGCACGAAGCCCACATAGACGTGGCCCCCGCCTGAAAAGGAACCACAAGTACCACAGTTCAGAAGTGCAGGGCTGGCGTTTGACACACACCTCACATTCcacttgggctgcccacatccgcatcagaatgtctgggttcaaattctgactcCACTTCTCAtaccagattcctgctgatgtgcgaGCTGGcaggtaggtgatggctcaaatagttgggttcctgccacccacacaggagacatgaattgagttctgggtttctggctttggcctggtctagctccAGCTCTTGAGGTCATCTGGAGAATCAGTAGATACAAGCTCGTTCTCTTTtaaatacagttttgttttgtttaaaataacactgttcaaaaaaaaaaaaaaagctgagtagAACCTAGGCTGTCTAGCACCCTCAGCCCTGATTCCATGCTGGAGAATTAATAGGCGGGGCAGCCTCAATATGCAACTTTATGAGAATCAAAATGACACAAAGTTTGATTCTGGAGTGTTtttgatttttcaggtttagatTAGGAATGCTCAACTGGTCTTTCAGTCTCAAGTATTTCAGACAAGGGAATACTCAACCTATATTCCTTCAGATACCAAAATTTAAAGCTAACtggaaagaaattattttccaagAATACCTGGCATTGGATATACTTATGGTATCTTgttaggaaaaggaaaaaatagcatGATCCaaattgaaacacacacacacacacacaaaaaaaaaaaaccccacatccATCCAAACATACAAAGATGCATATACactggacagaaaaaaaaaaagactggagagAAGTATGCCCTGTTCGATACTTGAGACATGCTTATaccaaaaaaatgttcattttttttttaccttaaattCAAATTTCCTGGGTGCTATGTATTCTATCTGGTAACTTTGGGCTGCTGGTTATCGTACAAGATACCAAACTAAGGTTCTATAGGCCAAAGATTTTCCTAGCTATTATTTAGCAGAAAGAACCTAAATTCAGATTACCTACGATCACTAAACCTCTGTTCTCTCATCTGCGGCTGTGGACAGTATACTATGGCATTTATAGgtaaccattttatttttattaaaaacaataaggaaGGACCAgcattgcggcatagcaggtaaagccacttcctgcaatgtatatgctggaatcccatatgggtgccagttcatttcccacctgctccacttccaatccctgctaatggcctgttaTAACCAgcctaagatggcccaagtgtttgggcccctgcacccatgtgaaaatcaggataaaactcctggcttctgacttgccCAAtgcaggccattgcagccatttggggagtcaatcagtgatAGAagcactctctttcaaataaatacatcttcaaataaaaggggggcagggcagcactgtggcataataggtaaagccgctgcctacagtgccaacatcccacatgggtgccagtttgggtcccagctgctccacttccagctctctgctatggcctgggaaagcagtagaaaatggtccaagtgcttgggcccctgaacccacatggaagacccagatgaagttcctggctcctggcttccgatcagcccagttccggcctttgcagcgattcagggagtgaaccagtggatggaagccctctctctccctctctgtaattttgcttttcaaataaataaatcttaaaggggggggggggggctggctctgtggcaggtaaaagccccagcctacagtaccagcatcccttatgggtgtcagttcaagtcctggctgctcctcttctgatccaactgcctgcaAACAGGCCTGGgcaaacagtagaagatggcccaagtcctggctcctggtcaacacagctctggctgttcaggccatttgggggtgaaccagtggtgcccatatggatgccaacactggccccaaaataaatctttaataataaaaaaaaaaagacaaatttactttggtgcaaaagtttttaataattcaggatggttttttttttttaaagatttgagaggcagagtcacagagagagagagagacacagaggtcttccatctgttggttcactccccaaatggccaaaacagcgagagctgggctgatccaaagccaggagcttcttccaggtctcccacacgggtgcaggggcccaagcacttgggacatcttccattgctttcccaggccgtaagcagggagctagatgggaaatggagcagccaggactagagcccatatgggatgccagtgccacaggcagaggattaacctaccatgccacaatgctgaccccaaaacagttttttcataacacacatttccatgttctttttttttttttgacaggcagagtggacagtgagagagagacagagagaaaggtcttcctctgccgctggttcaccctccactccaatggccgccttggccagcgcgctgcagctggcacaccgtgctgatccgaaggcaggagccaggtgcttctcctggtctctcatggggtgcagggcccaaacatttgggccatcctccactacactcccgggccatagcagagagctggcctggaagaagggcaaccgggacagaatccggcgccccgaccaggactagaacctggggtgccggcgccactaggcggaggattagcctgttgagccacggcgctggccacatttCCATGTTCTTGAAGACTATATATACTCAtgtgtttcaaaaattttaagatttatgtatttgaaaggcagagttgcagagagagatggagagtctctctctctctcatacacaggagaggtagagggagaagaagggggagatatcttccacctgctggttctctccccaaacagccaccaaCACCTAGAACTGGCCCGGtcaagaagccaagagcttcatcttggtctctcatgtgggtgcagggacccaaacacaagggccatcatctactgctttttaccaggccattagcagggagctggatgggaagcagagcaactgggacttgaaccagcacccatataggatgttggcactgcagaaagtagttttacctgctatgccacattgtcAGTCCTAATAATTCATACTTTTAATACCTCagggggccggcaatgtggtgcagtaggttaggcatctgcttgcagcaccagcatcccatacaggtgccagttcaggttctggctgttCTAAttacaaaccagctccctgcagctGGTCTAGGAAGGTAGTgtaggcccaagtgctggggcccctgcaccccagtggggGGCCCATGCACCctagtaggagacccagaagaggctcctggttcctggcttttgatcagcccagctccggctgttgcagccatttagggagtgaacaagcagaaggaaggcctctctgtctctccttgtctgtaactctgcctctcaagtaaatacataaacattaaaaaaaaaagtcagtttctAAATATATAACTCAGACtccagagccatggtttgcttaATCCATAAAGGCAAGAaaatccagatttttttaaaaaagatttattttatttggaagacagagttacagagagaggtaaagacagagagaggtcttctatccactggttcactccccagatggccacaatagtcggagctgtgctgatttgaagccaggagccaggagcttcttccggatctcccacgtgggtgcaggggcccaaagacttgggccatcttctactgctttcccaggccatagcagagagctagattggaagaggagcagtggggactagaacgggcacccatatgggatgccggcacttcaggccagggctttaacctgctgcgccacagggccaTCCCCCAAAATCCAGATTTGCTAACAGTTACTTCAAAGCAATTATTCTTCTAAGCAAAAGAT
Proteins encoded in this window:
- the RNF34 gene encoding E3 ubiquitin-protein ligase RNF34 isoform X2, with amino-acid sequence MKSWEPELSGASSQDWQEGELMDRDGTSRAGALAQVQSEIASANTEEDDDDDEDDDDDDDEETLEERTPGLSQKRVRASLSDLSSLEDVEGMSVRQLKEILARNFVNYSGCCEKWELVEKVNRLYKENEENQKSYGERLQLQDEDDDSLCRICMDAVIDCVLLECGHMVTCTKCGKRMSECPICRQYVVRAVHVFKS
- the RNF34 gene encoding E3 ubiquitin-protein ligase RNF34 isoform X1 codes for the protein MKAGATSMWASCCGLLNEVMGTGAVRGQQSGLAGGTGPFRFTPNPDFSTYPPAATEGPNIVCKACGLSFSVFRKKHVCCDCKKDFCSVCSVLEENLRRCSTCHLLQATAFQRPQLMRLKVKDLRQYLMLRNVPTDTCREKEDLVDLVLCHHRLGSEDHLDTGSLNSSRSQTSSFFTHSFFSNSTAPSATVSSFQGELMDRDGTSRAGALAQVQSEIASANTEEDDDDDEDDDDDDDEETLEERTPGLSQKRVRASLSDLSSLEDVEGMSVRQLKEILARNFVNYSGCCEKWELVEKVNRLYKENEENQKSYGERLQLQDEDDDSLCRICMDAVIDCVLLECGHMVTCTKCGKRMSECPICRQYVVRAVHVFKS